One region of Bactrocera neohumeralis isolate Rockhampton chromosome 5, APGP_CSIRO_Bneo_wtdbg2-racon-allhic-juicebox.fasta_v2, whole genome shotgun sequence genomic DNA includes:
- the LOC126759514 gene encoding uncharacterized protein LOC126759514 isoform X4, producing the protein MRDSQPPPNLTVLSRQQQQQQHQLYHTQSAAAVAANSAFYAPASGVGAVDTSELMIRLRESIKQKEEFLKSPLPHTHATLHSVPAVSHTAQQHFFPPHTPPSGSPQLSMVSTTSTSAGSSVLSSIGGGGGPRGQVRTHVKQPLSATSSSASSTRELLPANVSAIEMHQYYGSVSSSGNVAKNHVATTSGSGGGGVGSVGGNYISMESAMSRGSVLNAATSVSVSAGGVRAVGVETAALRQAAGNGSASSRPSNNNGMGDKYVKDLDYLETLQETGVTNKVFERKLVSHLAKGFDPFQPLSINTSACVEPSATTAAAGNVVLIKKPTVLYESLQHHPLHQLQVQQLQQTQQAQTSHAPMQLSKLQQHQLQQQHQHGSVVDGVQYSRMEIHKASLATTTIDHAPPNKYTGKLPEALGSTTTTTVAVAEPKPALTDIAESNEVVVVPASSQVATTTGTSSADGSSGAAVVRRFKPMSSFDDSKPMRRISYLRATNNETDYSASDTSTTSLTGLNSSSAIGIGAPPLIEVTSKQSSLDDDDVDDDDPTYDVVAGDERIQMQTPAELMAATAQEQLVEQQQQHLKDRASVTAEAAIVAAVTAAGVGGGAAAALSESRRESANSEIRNSVHIDDVIADINGKLETKDVATEMEVFETEMEIKSSCINGKRLSDYRSWRQVKIEIKGDILRIYPGRSCKESNMIELDIRNFKIFDESVDKKKSYMFRMQSKPTQIATLGNELNLDDVPDKLTSSGSSASTTASHMEPTHHQPHQQPTEILFKTKSMTEMKRIFGLLQWKNSLIYDDSDLQGRQLAEPQKTAAISSMPTATYCDDNVQHQHQHQQLQPEYSPLSTTSRGGDSEIISDSISPVMKTRKSSSHKNIPDKDLGSPKAKNWKDLLFRRGGGSSSHNADISPSSLASGGKTTGSIGVPLKSCPMSKNNEYVPLLVDVCTNIVETKGLGIVGIYRIPGNKAAISELSEQVNKSDFSWDRCSTDVRWEDVNVVSSLLKQYIRNLPDALLPCSFYINFIEADKKTGLERIKELKELLNTLPRYSYETLKHLIRHLSRVSKNCEVNLMEPKNLAIIFGPSIIRTPNDTLEIAVKDMKHQCRIVELLVTQYDYFFENGPLPDLADITGNTPIASTSSCASGALHTQEDQTNMLLHNVSKIERLTERESSSTTRTSRFIPQLRRRTHSKRGAASSDTYSGESVLSLDSTKSATTAMTTSSSSTNATTASSSSGSGGSSSVTSTTQKTKKERSFLINHSGGGFVRLHHRKASLDEKDSGSCSGSGSGSGGSMSKEQQRSSVDISVLLTDDESSNSRSDTGSMSLTTITDTLDSKLRNLRSGSESNDENGSPEFRKNRRHTLGQPLHLHSENIPYADESPERHFHSCPLDAPNVLMLSRSCTATNTIASAKANESKEQRVAAVLSAYKNNKLQHSATVPINPGSTTTIVGSGSTTSTAASTPTAILTVKTTNLQGGIGPNVGGTGSGGNLARNSYLGRGTRFNKQVYEQQCCSDDDSEGSTTSDPKDSLIIASPPFFLDRYNKKRRDHRLFRSASFNCRNYSSSSGRHSSSGGHHNTGGSASALTKDEKTDMNLTKKRQIQNKQNRSIKRRHTVGGPHDYVGPNGCPPANTNNCNHHHTCKVTAGAGGTTTTTTTVLRRIPIPSANGNISNNNNNINANLTQDGNNGNGGGGSGSGNGGGGGNGGNGVGGDNAGSATVAMASGAGGEHVLEVGIRIKNINRSRY; encoded by the exons cTCCCAACCGCCGCCCAATTTGACAGTATTAtcccgacaacaacaacaacaacaacatcaactctATCACACACAATCAGCTGCAGCGGTCGCAGCCAATTCCGCCTTCTATGCGCCCGCTTCGGGTGTCGGCGCCGTTGACACCAGCGAATTGATGATACGCCTACGTGAATCGATCAAGCAAAAAGAGGAATTCCTTAAATCACCGCTGCCACATACGCACGCCACGCTGCACAGCGTACCCGCTGTGAGCCACACCGCCCAACAGCATTTCTTCCCGCCGCACACACCACCGTCGGGCAGCCCGCAATTGTCTATGGTGTCGACGACATCGACATCGGCCGGTTCATCAGTGCTGAGCAGCATAGGTGGCGGCGGCGGGCCGCGTGGTCAGGTGCGTACACACGTTAAGCAACCACTCTCGGCGACATCCTCATCGGCGTCGAGCACGCGTGAGCTGTTGCCCGCCAACGTCAGTGCAATTGAAATGCATCAATACTACGGCAGTGTCAGCAGCAGTGGCAATGTAGCCAAAAACCACGTTGCGACCACTAGtggtagtggtggtggtggtgttggcAGCGTCGGTGGCAACTATATTAGCATGGAGAGTGCTATGAGTCGTGGCAGTGTGTTGAATGCGGCGACAAGTGTGAGTGTGAGCGCTGGTGGCGTACGTGCTGTCGGCGTTGAAACGGCGGCCTTGCGACAAGCAGCTGGCAATGGCAGCGCAAGCAGTCGGCcgagcaacaacaatggcatgggtgataaatatgtaaaggaTTTGGATTATTTAGAAACCCTGCAGGAGACTGGGGTCACCAATAAAGT cttCGAACGCAAGCTCGTCTCTCATCTCGCCAAAGGCTTTGATCCCTTCCAACCGCTCTCCATCAACACAAGTGCCTGTGTTGAGCCTAGCGCCACCACAGCAGCAGCTGGCAATGTGGTGCTGATAAAGAAACCCACAGTGCTGTACGAATCGCTGCAACATCATCCGTTGCATCAGCTACAGgtacaacaactgcaacagaCACAGCAAGCGCAGACGTCACACGCGCCAATGCAATTGTCGAAGTTGCAACAGCatcagctacaacaacaacaccaacacggTAGTGTGGTGGACGGTGTGCAGTATAGTCGCATGGAGATCCACAAGGCCAGTTTGGCTACGACTACCATCGATCATGCGCCGCCTAATA AATACACTGGCAAATTACCGGAAGCTCTtggatcaacaacaacaacaacagttgcgGTGGCTGAACCGAAACCGGCACTCACTGATATCGCCGAAAGCAACGAGGTGGTCGTGGTGCCAGCAAGCAGCCAAG TGGCCACAACTACTGGCACTTCCTCGGCGGATGGGAGCAGCGGTGCTGCTGTGGTGCGTCGCTTTAAGCCGATGTCCTCGTTTGACGATAGCAAACCGATGCGTCGCATTTCATATCTACGCGCCACTAACAATGAAACCGATTACTCAGCCTCGGACACATCCACTACATCGTTAACTGGTTTGAATAGCAGCAGTGCGATTGGCATTGGTGCACCGCCACTCATTGAGGTGACATCCAAACAATCGTCActcgatgatgatgatgttgacGATGACGATCCTACGTATGACGTGGTGGCCGGCGATGAACGCATACAAATGCAAACCCCGGCCGAATTGATGGCGGCCACGGCGCAGGAGCAGTTGGtggagcagcagcaacagcatttGAAAGATAGAGCTAGTGTCACTGCAGAGGCGGCTATTGTGGCGGCAGTGACGGCCGCAGGTGTTGGTGGCGGTGCTGCAGCGGCTTTAAGTGAAAGTAGACGCGAATCGGCGAATAGTGAAATACGAAATAG CGTTCACATTGACGATGTAATCGCAGACATAAATGGCAAATTGGAGACAAAGGATGTGGCTACCGAAATGGAAGTGTTCGAAACTGAAATGGAGATTAAGTCGTCGTGCATCAATGGAAAG CGTCTTTCGGATTATCGTTCTTGGCGCCAAGTGAAAATCGAAATCAAAGGCGATATTCTACGCATCTATCCCGGTCGTAGTTGTAAGGAGAGCAAT ATGATAGAACTCgatattagaaattttaaaatcttcgATGAATCAGTCGATAAAAAGAAATCCTACATGTTTCGTATGCAATCGAAACCAACGCAAATCGCCACTTTGGGCAATGAGCTGAATCTGGATGATGTGCCCGACAAGTTGACGTCGTCGGGCAGTAGTGCTTCGACCACAGCGTCACATATGGAGCCAACACATCACCAGCCCCACCAACAACCAACggaaatattattcaaaacgAAAAGCATGACGGAAATGAAACGCATTTTCGGTTTATTGCAATGGAAGAATAGTTTAATTTATGACGATAGT GATCTTCAAGGCAGGCAATTGGCTGAGCCGCAGAAAACCGCGGCTATCTCTAGCATGCCAACAGCAACATACTGTGATGATAACgtacaacaccaacaccaacaccaacaattACAACCAGAATATTCACCATTAAGCACAACATCACGCGGTGGCGATTCAGAGATCATATCCGACTCTATTTCGCCGGTGATGAAAACGCGCAAATCATCTTCACACAAAAATATACCCGATAAAGATTTAGGTTCACCAAAAGCCAAAAACTGGAAAGATTTACTGTTTAGACGCGGCGGTGGTAGTAGCAGCCACAATGCGGACATTTCGCCATCAAGCTTAGCTTCTGGTGGCAAGACGACCGGTTCCATTGGTGTGCCCTTAAAATCATGTCCGATG TCTAAGAACAACGAATATGTGCCGCTGTTAGTGGATGTTTGTACAAATATTGTTGAAACGAAGGGTCTCGGTATCGTTGGCATTTACCGTATACCCGGCAATAAGGCTGCCATATCAGAGCTATCGGAACAGGTGAATAAATCGGACTTTTCATGGGATCGCTGCAGCACAGACGTCAGGTGGGAGGACGTGAATGTGGTTTCGAGTCTGCTAAAGCAATACATACGCAATCTGCCCGATGCTTTGCTACCATGTTCCttctatataaatttcattgaagctGATAAGAAGACGGGCTTGGAACGTATAAAGGAGCTTAAAGAGTTGCTTAACACGCTACCGCGCTACTCCTATGAGACGTTGAAACATTTAATACGACATCTGAGTCGTGTGAGCAAAAATTGTGAAGTGAATTTGATGGAACCGAAAAACTTGGCGATCATTTTCGGTCCGTCGATTATACGCACACCAAACGATACGTTGGAGATCGCTGTGAAGGATATGAAACATCAGTGTCGCATAGTTGAGTTGCTCGTGACGCAG TATGACTACTTTTTCGAGAATGGTCCCTTGCCCGATCTGGCTGACATTACAGGCAACACGCCCATTGCCTCCACCTCCAGCTGCGCTTCCGGTGCACTTCACACCCAAGAGGATCAGACAAATATGTTGCTGCACAATGTATCGAAAATCGAACGACTAACCGAGCGTGAGTCGTCATCCACAACACGCACATCCCGTTTCATTCCACAACTGCGACGGCGTACACATAGTAAGCGTGGCGCTGCCAGCTCGGATACCTACTCGGGCGAAAGTGTGTTG TCATTGGATTCCACCAAATCCGCTACCACAGCGATGACCACAAGCAGCAGCTCCACCAATGCCACCACGGCGTCGTCGAGTAGCGGTagtggcggcagcagcagcgttACATCCACAACGCAAAAGACGAAAAAGGAGCGTAGCTTCCTGATCAATCATAGCGGTGGCGGCTTTGTGCGTCTGCACCACCGAAAAGCCAGTCTGGATGAGAAAGACTCGGGCAGCTGTAGCGGATCGGGCAGTGGCAGCGGCGGCAGCATGAGCAAAGAGCAGCAACGCAGCAGTGTCGATATATCGGTGCTGCTCACCGATGATGAGTCGAGCAATAGTCGCAGCGATACGG GTTCCATGTCACTGACCACCATCACCGACACGCTAGACTCGAAATTGCGCAACTTGCGTAGCGGTTCCGAATCGAATGATGAAAATGGCTCGCCCGAATTCCGTAAAAATCGACGGCACACGCTTGGACAGCCACTGCATTTGCATTCTGAAAACATTCCCTATGCCGATGAATCGCCTGAGCGTCATTTTCATTCCTGCCCCTTGGATGCGCCGAATGTGCTGATGCTTAGTCGATCCTGCACCGCCACCAACACCATCGCCTCGGCCAAAGCGAATGAGAGCAAAGAGCAGCGTGTGGCAGCGGTTCTATCCgcgtacaaaaacaacaaactacAACATTCGGCTACAGTGCCCATTAATCCCGGTTCGACAACAACGATTGTGGGCAGCGGCAGTACAACATCGACGGCGGCATCAACGCCAACTGCTATTTTAAcggtaaaaacaacaaatttacaagGCGGTATCGGCCCTAATGTGGGCGGTACCGGTAGCGGTGGCAATTTGGCGCGTAATTCCTATTTAGGGCGTGGCACACGCTTTAACAAACAAGTATACGAGCAACAATGTTGCTCGGACGATGACTCAGAGGGTTCGACGACGAGCGATCCGAAAGATTCGCTCATCATAGCATCGCCGCCATTTTTTCTAGATCGTTACAATAAAAAGCGACGCGATCATCGACTCTTTCGCTCCGCTTCGTTCAATTGCCGCAACTATTCATCATCGTCGGGCCGACACAGCAGCAGCGGTGGCCATCACAACACCGGCGGCTCGGCATCAGCATTGACTAAGGATGAAAAGACTGATATGAACCTAACGAAGAAGCGACAGATACAAAACAAACAGAATCGTTCCATAAAGCGACGACACACCGTCGGCGGACCGCACGACTATGTCGGACCCAATGGCTGTCCGCCAGCGAATACCAACAATTGCAATCATCATCACACCTGTAAGGTCACTGCGGGAGCGGGTGGCACTACTACCACCACTACAACTGTGTTGCGACGCATTCCTATACCAAGCGCTAATGGCAACattagtaacaacaacaacaatatcaatgCAAATCTAACACAAGACGGCAACAATGGCAATGGtggcggcggcagcggcagcggcaacgGTGGCGGTGGCGGTAACGGTGGCAATGGCGTGGGCGGCGACAATGCCGGTAGCGCAACAGTGGCCATGGCAAGCGGCGCGGGCGGCGAGCACGTGCTGGAAGTGGGCATCCGCATAAAGAATATCAACAGAAGTCGGTATTAG
- the LOC126759514 gene encoding uncharacterized protein LOC126759514 isoform X3, with protein MMGPMDAVLSCFCRMCQSPCRSSQPPPNLTVLSRQQQQQQHQLYHTQSAAAVAANSAFYAPASGVGAVDTSELMIRLRESIKQKEEFLKSPLPHTHATLHSVPAVSHTAQQHFFPPHTPPSGSPQLSMVSTTSTSAGSSVLSSIGGGGGPRGQVRTHVKQPLSATSSSASSTRELLPANVSAIEMHQYYGSVSSSGNVAKNHVATTSGSGGGGVGSVGGNYISMESAMSRGSVLNAATSVSVSAGGVRAVGVETAALRQAAGNGSASSRPSNNNGMGDKYVKDLDYLETLQETGVTNKVFERKLVSHLAKGFDPFQPLSINTSACVEPSATTAAAGNVVLIKKPTVLYESLQHHPLHQLQVQQLQQTQQAQTSHAPMQLSKLQQHQLQQQHQHGSVVDGVQYSRMEIHKASLATTTIDHAPPNKYTGKLPEALGSTTTTTVAVAEPKPALTDIAESNEVVVVPASSQVATTTGTSSADGSSGAAVVRRFKPMSSFDDSKPMRRISYLRATNNETDYSASDTSTTSLTGLNSSSAIGIGAPPLIEVTSKQSSLDDDDVDDDDPTYDVVAGDERIQMQTPAELMAATAQEQLVEQQQQHLKDRASVTAEAAIVAAVTAAGVGGGAAAALSESRRESANSEIRNSVHIDDVIADINGKLETKDVATEMEVFETEMEIKSSCINGKRLSDYRSWRQVKIEIKGDILRIYPGRSCKESNMIELDIRNFKIFDESVDKKKSYMFRMQSKPTQIATLGNELNLDDVPDKLTSSGSSASTTASHMEPTHHQPHQQPTEILFKTKSMTEMKRIFGLLQWKNSLIYDDSDLQGRQLAEPQKTAAISSMPTATYCDDNVQHQHQHQQLQPEYSPLSTTSRGGDSEIISDSISPVMKTRKSSSHKNIPDKDLGSPKAKNWKDLLFRRGGGSSSHNADISPSSLASGGKTTGSIGVPLKSCPMSKNNEYVPLLVDVCTNIVETKGLGIVGIYRIPGNKAAISELSEQVNKSDFSWDRCSTDVRWEDVNVVSSLLKQYIRNLPDALLPCSFYINFIEADKKTGLERIKELKELLNTLPRYSYETLKHLIRHLSRVSKNCEVNLMEPKNLAIIFGPSIIRTPNDTLEIAVKDMKHQCRIVELLVTQYDYFFENGPLPDLADITGNTPIASTSSCASGALHTQEDQTNMLLHNVSKIERLTERESSSTTRTSRFIPQLRRRTHSKRGAASSDTYSGESVLSLDSTKSATTAMTTSSSSTNATTASSSSGSGGSSSVTSTTQKTKKERSFLINHSGGGFVRLHHRKASLDEKDSGSCSGSGSGSGGSMSKEQQRSSVDISVLLTDDESSNSRSDTGSMSLTTITDTLDSKLRNLRSGSESNDENGSPEFRKNRRHTLGQPLHLHSENIPYADESPERHFHSCPLDAPNVLMLSRSCTATNTIASAKANESKEQRVAAVLSAYKNNKLQHSATVPINPGSTTTIVGSGSTTSTAASTPTAILTVKTTNLQGGIGPNVGGTGSGGNLARNSYLGRGTRFNKQVYEQQCCSDDDSEGSTTSDPKDSLIIASPPFFLDRYNKKRRDHRLFRSASFNCRNYSSSSGRHSSSGGHHNTGGSASALTKDEKTDMNLTKKRQIQNKQNRSIKRRHTVGGPHDYVGPNGCPPANTNNCNHHHTCKVTAGAGGTTTTTTTVLRRIPIPSANGNISNNNNNINANLTQDGNNGNGGGGSGSGNGGGGGNGGNGVGGDNAGSATVAMASGAGGEHVLEVGIRIKNINRSRY; from the exons ATGATGGGGCCGATGGATGCGGTTTTGAGTTGTTTTTGCAGAATGTGTCAGTCACCATGtcgtag cTCCCAACCGCCGCCCAATTTGACAGTATTAtcccgacaacaacaacaacaacaacatcaactctATCACACACAATCAGCTGCAGCGGTCGCAGCCAATTCCGCCTTCTATGCGCCCGCTTCGGGTGTCGGCGCCGTTGACACCAGCGAATTGATGATACGCCTACGTGAATCGATCAAGCAAAAAGAGGAATTCCTTAAATCACCGCTGCCACATACGCACGCCACGCTGCACAGCGTACCCGCTGTGAGCCACACCGCCCAACAGCATTTCTTCCCGCCGCACACACCACCGTCGGGCAGCCCGCAATTGTCTATGGTGTCGACGACATCGACATCGGCCGGTTCATCAGTGCTGAGCAGCATAGGTGGCGGCGGCGGGCCGCGTGGTCAGGTGCGTACACACGTTAAGCAACCACTCTCGGCGACATCCTCATCGGCGTCGAGCACGCGTGAGCTGTTGCCCGCCAACGTCAGTGCAATTGAAATGCATCAATACTACGGCAGTGTCAGCAGCAGTGGCAATGTAGCCAAAAACCACGTTGCGACCACTAGtggtagtggtggtggtggtgttggcAGCGTCGGTGGCAACTATATTAGCATGGAGAGTGCTATGAGTCGTGGCAGTGTGTTGAATGCGGCGACAAGTGTGAGTGTGAGCGCTGGTGGCGTACGTGCTGTCGGCGTTGAAACGGCGGCCTTGCGACAAGCAGCTGGCAATGGCAGCGCAAGCAGTCGGCcgagcaacaacaatggcatgggtgataaatatgtaaaggaTTTGGATTATTTAGAAACCCTGCAGGAGACTGGGGTCACCAATAAAGT cttCGAACGCAAGCTCGTCTCTCATCTCGCCAAAGGCTTTGATCCCTTCCAACCGCTCTCCATCAACACAAGTGCCTGTGTTGAGCCTAGCGCCACCACAGCAGCAGCTGGCAATGTGGTGCTGATAAAGAAACCCACAGTGCTGTACGAATCGCTGCAACATCATCCGTTGCATCAGCTACAGgtacaacaactgcaacagaCACAGCAAGCGCAGACGTCACACGCGCCAATGCAATTGTCGAAGTTGCAACAGCatcagctacaacaacaacaccaacacggTAGTGTGGTGGACGGTGTGCAGTATAGTCGCATGGAGATCCACAAGGCCAGTTTGGCTACGACTACCATCGATCATGCGCCGCCTAATA AATACACTGGCAAATTACCGGAAGCTCTtggatcaacaacaacaacaacagttgcgGTGGCTGAACCGAAACCGGCACTCACTGATATCGCCGAAAGCAACGAGGTGGTCGTGGTGCCAGCAAGCAGCCAAG TGGCCACAACTACTGGCACTTCCTCGGCGGATGGGAGCAGCGGTGCTGCTGTGGTGCGTCGCTTTAAGCCGATGTCCTCGTTTGACGATAGCAAACCGATGCGTCGCATTTCATATCTACGCGCCACTAACAATGAAACCGATTACTCAGCCTCGGACACATCCACTACATCGTTAACTGGTTTGAATAGCAGCAGTGCGATTGGCATTGGTGCACCGCCACTCATTGAGGTGACATCCAAACAATCGTCActcgatgatgatgatgttgacGATGACGATCCTACGTATGACGTGGTGGCCGGCGATGAACGCATACAAATGCAAACCCCGGCCGAATTGATGGCGGCCACGGCGCAGGAGCAGTTGGtggagcagcagcaacagcatttGAAAGATAGAGCTAGTGTCACTGCAGAGGCGGCTATTGTGGCGGCAGTGACGGCCGCAGGTGTTGGTGGCGGTGCTGCAGCGGCTTTAAGTGAAAGTAGACGCGAATCGGCGAATAGTGAAATACGAAATAG CGTTCACATTGACGATGTAATCGCAGACATAAATGGCAAATTGGAGACAAAGGATGTGGCTACCGAAATGGAAGTGTTCGAAACTGAAATGGAGATTAAGTCGTCGTGCATCAATGGAAAG CGTCTTTCGGATTATCGTTCTTGGCGCCAAGTGAAAATCGAAATCAAAGGCGATATTCTACGCATCTATCCCGGTCGTAGTTGTAAGGAGAGCAAT ATGATAGAACTCgatattagaaattttaaaatcttcgATGAATCAGTCGATAAAAAGAAATCCTACATGTTTCGTATGCAATCGAAACCAACGCAAATCGCCACTTTGGGCAATGAGCTGAATCTGGATGATGTGCCCGACAAGTTGACGTCGTCGGGCAGTAGTGCTTCGACCACAGCGTCACATATGGAGCCAACACATCACCAGCCCCACCAACAACCAACggaaatattattcaaaacgAAAAGCATGACGGAAATGAAACGCATTTTCGGTTTATTGCAATGGAAGAATAGTTTAATTTATGACGATAGT GATCTTCAAGGCAGGCAATTGGCTGAGCCGCAGAAAACCGCGGCTATCTCTAGCATGCCAACAGCAACATACTGTGATGATAACgtacaacaccaacaccaacaccaacaattACAACCAGAATATTCACCATTAAGCACAACATCACGCGGTGGCGATTCAGAGATCATATCCGACTCTATTTCGCCGGTGATGAAAACGCGCAAATCATCTTCACACAAAAATATACCCGATAAAGATTTAGGTTCACCAAAAGCCAAAAACTGGAAAGATTTACTGTTTAGACGCGGCGGTGGTAGTAGCAGCCACAATGCGGACATTTCGCCATCAAGCTTAGCTTCTGGTGGCAAGACGACCGGTTCCATTGGTGTGCCCTTAAAATCATGTCCGATG TCTAAGAACAACGAATATGTGCCGCTGTTAGTGGATGTTTGTACAAATATTGTTGAAACGAAGGGTCTCGGTATCGTTGGCATTTACCGTATACCCGGCAATAAGGCTGCCATATCAGAGCTATCGGAACAGGTGAATAAATCGGACTTTTCATGGGATCGCTGCAGCACAGACGTCAGGTGGGAGGACGTGAATGTGGTTTCGAGTCTGCTAAAGCAATACATACGCAATCTGCCCGATGCTTTGCTACCATGTTCCttctatataaatttcattgaagctGATAAGAAGACGGGCTTGGAACGTATAAAGGAGCTTAAAGAGTTGCTTAACACGCTACCGCGCTACTCCTATGAGACGTTGAAACATTTAATACGACATCTGAGTCGTGTGAGCAAAAATTGTGAAGTGAATTTGATGGAACCGAAAAACTTGGCGATCATTTTCGGTCCGTCGATTATACGCACACCAAACGATACGTTGGAGATCGCTGTGAAGGATATGAAACATCAGTGTCGCATAGTTGAGTTGCTCGTGACGCAG TATGACTACTTTTTCGAGAATGGTCCCTTGCCCGATCTGGCTGACATTACAGGCAACACGCCCATTGCCTCCACCTCCAGCTGCGCTTCCGGTGCACTTCACACCCAAGAGGATCAGACAAATATGTTGCTGCACAATGTATCGAAAATCGAACGACTAACCGAGCGTGAGTCGTCATCCACAACACGCACATCCCGTTTCATTCCACAACTGCGACGGCGTACACATAGTAAGCGTGGCGCTGCCAGCTCGGATACCTACTCGGGCGAAAGTGTGTTG TCATTGGATTCCACCAAATCCGCTACCACAGCGATGACCACAAGCAGCAGCTCCACCAATGCCACCACGGCGTCGTCGAGTAGCGGTagtggcggcagcagcagcgttACATCCACAACGCAAAAGACGAAAAAGGAGCGTAGCTTCCTGATCAATCATAGCGGTGGCGGCTTTGTGCGTCTGCACCACCGAAAAGCCAGTCTGGATGAGAAAGACTCGGGCAGCTGTAGCGGATCGGGCAGTGGCAGCGGCGGCAGCATGAGCAAAGAGCAGCAACGCAGCAGTGTCGATATATCGGTGCTGCTCACCGATGATGAGTCGAGCAATAGTCGCAGCGATACGG GTTCCATGTCACTGACCACCATCACCGACACGCTAGACTCGAAATTGCGCAACTTGCGTAGCGGTTCCGAATCGAATGATGAAAATGGCTCGCCCGAATTCCGTAAAAATCGACGGCACACGCTTGGACAGCCACTGCATTTGCATTCTGAAAACATTCCCTATGCCGATGAATCGCCTGAGCGTCATTTTCATTCCTGCCCCTTGGATGCGCCGAATGTGCTGATGCTTAGTCGATCCTGCACCGCCACCAACACCATCGCCTCGGCCAAAGCGAATGAGAGCAAAGAGCAGCGTGTGGCAGCGGTTCTATCCgcgtacaaaaacaacaaactacAACATTCGGCTACAGTGCCCATTAATCCCGGTTCGACAACAACGATTGTGGGCAGCGGCAGTACAACATCGACGGCGGCATCAACGCCAACTGCTATTTTAAcggtaaaaacaacaaatttacaagGCGGTATCGGCCCTAATGTGGGCGGTACCGGTAGCGGTGGCAATTTGGCGCGTAATTCCTATTTAGGGCGTGGCACACGCTTTAACAAACAAGTATACGAGCAACAATGTTGCTCGGACGATGACTCAGAGGGTTCGACGACGAGCGATCCGAAAGATTCGCTCATCATAGCATCGCCGCCATTTTTTCTAGATCGTTACAATAAAAAGCGACGCGATCATCGACTCTTTCGCTCCGCTTCGTTCAATTGCCGCAACTATTCATCATCGTCGGGCCGACACAGCAGCAGCGGTGGCCATCACAACACCGGCGGCTCGGCATCAGCATTGACTAAGGATGAAAAGACTGATATGAACCTAACGAAGAAGCGACAGATACAAAACAAACAGAATCGTTCCATAAAGCGACGACACACCGTCGGCGGACCGCACGACTATGTCGGACCCAATGGCTGTCCGCCAGCGAATACCAACAATTGCAATCATCATCACACCTGTAAGGTCACTGCGGGAGCGGGTGGCACTACTACCACCACTACAACTGTGTTGCGACGCATTCCTATACCAAGCGCTAATGGCAACattagtaacaacaacaacaatatcaatgCAAATCTAACACAAGACGGCAACAATGGCAATGGtggcggcggcagcggcagcggcaacgGTGGCGGTGGCGGTAACGGTGGCAATGGCGTGGGCGGCGACAATGCCGGTAGCGCAACAGTGGCCATGGCAAGCGGCGCGGGCGGCGAGCACGTGCTGGAAGTGGGCATCCGCATAAAGAATATCAACAGAAGTCGGTATTAG